One Danio rerio strain Tuebingen ecotype United States chromosome 13, GRCz12tu, whole genome shotgun sequence DNA window includes the following coding sequences:
- the etaa1b gene encoding uncharacterized protein etaa1b has translation MAENRNIGVRQITDARESRSRTFKVAPKKMKTKRHMIGLKQSQSPSCYNSNNCHKDFTTPKRRPRVRFNGSYGGDSPNETESPQDIIWDPNSPTQDLNGQGDGRVIEISEIVNRIAPTVEKTKDGDSVLQWIGDSAIPCTPEIRQPRVRRISTRQSNVEDLKKLAKQFDISMTRQDKEKAQESTEGKNKLNKLQSDGAMTMQRSPSIPVLSAKLEEEEQELQALFDGPTQHVSGRLSPPSVNCTPENTTEPVAQVDLRSSCASKTTNFDDDWENDDLLNDSFVLEMTHNPGPINVPQKRSTALPEPSTLKCHFVTKINQSNARSICTESQQSTSKSSTFIKTLPEVNASNQSTFRPKPSTSAKNQITEKLLKTAPVNQVNQQACSSQHTGKAELDEASKNSGASSQASSQFDGVSEEDMKSLFDSDGLWNDEDDDLLFKVCDDVEKLSASQEQQKLAHESISSASKAPSSSNTIGQSQAPTKSIRVFARSNSVPCTSGSSGFILGYSVLPTSESSGSGSGNQSAQHYGHAQNNSDLAHKTGVRAMGSSQTGGNTSKSHHCTFKRHLSDSMTLTNKVFISSHSTPKCSAAEIERKKQEAIARRRLRMQASQKTGAPT, from the exons ATGGCCGAGAACAGAAACATCGGCGTGCGACAAATAACAGACGCGAGAGAAAGTCGGAGCAGAACTTTTAAAGTTGCCCcgaagaaaatgaaaacaaagagaCACATGATCGGACTTAAACAGTCACAGTCTCCTTCTTGTTATAATTCGAACAACTGTCACAAAG ATTTTACAACCCCAAAACGAAGACCAAGAGTCAGATTCAACGGTTCCTACGGTGGAGATTCGCCTAATGAGACTGAATCCCCGCAAGATATCATCTGGGATCCAAACTCACCCACGCAAGATTTGAATG GACAAGGTGATGGGAGAGTCATTGAAATATCAGAGATTGTCAACAGAATTGCACCGACA GTTGAGAAAACCAAAGATGGAGACTCGGTGCTCCAGTGGATTGGAGACAGTGCCATTCCTTGCACTCCAGAAATTCGACAGCCCAGAGTCAGGAGGATCTCCACACG gcaGAGCAATGTTGAGGACTTGAAGAAACTTGCAAAACAGTTTGACATCAGTATGACTCGCCAGGACAAAGAGAAGGCACAAGAGAGCAcagaaggaaaaaataaacttaataagCTACAAAGTGATGGTGCAATGACAATGCAGAGATCACCATCAATCCCAGTCTTGTCTGCAAAGCTAGAGGAAGAGGAGCAGGAGCTTCAGGCGCTGTTTGACGGTCCCACTCAGCATGTAAGTGGGAGACTGAGCCCACCATCAGTAAACTGCACTCCAGAAAACACAACTGAACCGGTAGCTCAGGTTGATCTGAGATCGAGTTGTGCATCTAAAACTACAAATTTTGACGATGACTGGGAAAATGACGACCTGCTAAATGACTCGTTTGTGTTAGAAATGACACATAATCCAGGTCCTATAAATGTACCTCAGAAACGAAGCACTGCTCTGCCTGAACCTTCcactttaaaatgccattttgtgACCAAGATTAATCAATCTAATGCCAGAAGCATCTGCACAGAGAGTCAACAGAGTACCAGTAAAAGCAGCACCTTTATCAAGACACTTCCCGAAGTCAATGCATCAAATCAAAGCACTTTTAGGCCGAAGCCATCCACTTCTGCCAAGAATCAAATTACTGAGAAGCTGCTAAAGACTGCGCCTGTGAACCAAGTAAACCAGCAAGCTTGTTCATCCCAGCATACAGGAAAAGCGGAGCTTGATGAAGCCTCCAAAAACAGCGGAGCTTCAAGCCAGGCCTCTTCTCAGTTTGATGGGGTTTCAGAAGAGGACATGAAGTCTCTATTTGATTCTGACGGTCTGTGGAATGATGAAGATGACGATCTGCTTTTCAAGGTTTGCGACGATGTGGAGAAGTTATCTGCCAGTCAGGAACAGCAAAAACTTGCACATGAGTCTATAAGCTCTGCCTCTAAAGCACCTTCCTCTTCCAACACCATTGGCCAATCACAAGCACCCACAAAGTCCATACGAGTCTTTGCTCGCTCAAATTCGGTACCATGCACAAGTGGAAGCTCTGGGTTTATTCTGGGATACAGTGTGTTACCAACTTCTGAAAGTTCCGGCTCTGGTTCAGGAAATCAGAGCGCTCAGCATTATGGGCATGCACAAAACAATTCAGACTTAGCACACAAGACTGGAGTCAGAGCCATGGGCTCTTCACAGACTGGAGGAAATACTTCTAAATCCCACCATTGCACGTTCAAGAGACATCTGTCAGACTCTATGACGCTCACCAACAAAG TTTTTATTTCTTCCCACTCGACACCCAAGTGTTCAGCTGCTGAGATAGAGAGGAAGAAACAGGAAGCCATTGCAAGGAGGAGATTACGGATGCAGGCCAGCcagaaaactggagcacctacGTAA